One Nocardioides luti DNA window includes the following coding sequences:
- the mutM gene encoding bifunctional DNA-formamidopyrimidine glycosylase/DNA-(apurinic or apyrimidinic site) lyase — MPELPEVEVVRAGLERHVLGATVTRVDVLHPRPVRRDPRGPEGFAAALTGRRIEAARRRGKYLWLPLDNGDALLGHLGMSGQLLVQPPEAADERHLRVRLALEGAAEGRELRFVDQRMFGGLSISAGGADLPTEIAHIARDPLDPAFDDDEFVRRVRTRSSGIKRQLLDQGLVSGVGNIYADEALWRARLHGERPGERLTRAQVRELLDHARTVMSDALGQGGTSFDALYVNVNGESGYFDRSLHAYGREGEPCDRCGAPIRRAAFMNRSSYSCPVCQPAPRRRRAVAQALPTPD, encoded by the coding sequence GTGCCCGAGCTCCCCGAGGTCGAGGTCGTCCGCGCCGGTCTCGAGCGCCACGTCCTCGGCGCCACCGTCACCCGCGTCGACGTCCTGCACCCGCGCCCGGTCCGGCGCGACCCGCGCGGGCCCGAGGGCTTCGCCGCAGCGCTGACCGGCCGCCGGATCGAGGCGGCCCGCCGCCGCGGGAAGTACCTCTGGCTGCCGCTCGACAACGGCGATGCCCTGCTCGGCCACCTCGGCATGAGCGGCCAGCTGCTCGTGCAGCCGCCCGAGGCGGCCGACGAGCGCCACCTGCGCGTCCGGCTCGCGCTCGAGGGCGCCGCCGAGGGGCGCGAGCTGCGCTTCGTCGACCAGCGGATGTTCGGCGGCCTGTCGATCTCCGCGGGCGGCGCCGACCTCCCGACCGAGATCGCGCACATCGCGCGCGACCCGCTCGACCCGGCGTTCGACGACGACGAGTTCGTACGCCGGGTGCGCACCCGCTCCTCCGGCATCAAGCGCCAGCTGCTCGACCAGGGGCTCGTCTCGGGCGTCGGCAACATCTACGCCGACGAGGCGCTCTGGCGGGCCCGGCTGCACGGCGAGCGTCCGGGGGAGCGGCTCACCCGGGCCCAGGTCCGCGAGCTGCTCGACCACGCCCGGACCGTGATGAGTGACGCGCTGGGCCAGGGCGGCACCTCCTTCGACGCGCTGTACGTCAACGTCAACGGCGAGTCCGGCTACTTCGACCGCTCGCTGCACGCCTACGGCCGCGAGGGCGAGCCGTGCGACCGGTGCGGGGCCCCGATCCGCCGGGCCGCCTTCATGAACCGCTCGTCGTACTCCTGCCCGGTCTGCCAGCCGGCGCCGCGGCGTCGCCGTGCGGTCGCCCAGGCTTTGCCGACGCCGGATTGA
- the rnc gene encoding ribonuclease III, protein MARAVSTAPGPTAVRSSDPDLGPLTNYGELRAALGDPILDPALLERALTHRSFAYENGNLPTNERLEFLGDSVLGVVVTETLYLTHPDLSEGRLAKLRAAVVNARALAEVGRGIGLGEHVKLGRGEESTGGRNKASILSDTVEAVIGAVHLSEGGIAVSSQVVHRLFDPLIEAASALGAGLDWKTSLQELSAEHALGVPEYVIEDEGPDHMKTFTAQVRVGTSLYGNGVGRSKKEAEQAAAETAYGEIAHALGVEDPAVGAATSRAASLND, encoded by the coding sequence GTGGCACGTGCGGTCAGTACGGCGCCCGGGCCGACCGCCGTCAGGTCCTCTGATCCTGATCTCGGTCCGCTGACCAACTACGGCGAGCTGCGAGCAGCGCTGGGCGATCCGATCCTGGACCCCGCGCTGCTCGAGCGCGCCCTCACGCACCGGTCGTTCGCCTACGAGAACGGCAACCTCCCGACCAACGAGCGCCTGGAGTTCCTCGGGGACTCGGTGCTCGGCGTGGTCGTGACGGAGACGCTCTACCTCACGCACCCGGACCTCTCCGAGGGCCGGCTCGCGAAGCTCCGTGCGGCGGTCGTCAACGCCCGCGCGCTGGCCGAGGTCGGCCGCGGCATCGGGCTCGGCGAGCACGTCAAGCTCGGGCGCGGCGAGGAGTCGACCGGTGGCCGCAACAAGGCCTCGATCCTCTCCGACACCGTCGAGGCCGTGATCGGTGCCGTGCACCTCAGCGAGGGCGGCATCGCCGTCTCCTCGCAGGTCGTCCACCGCCTCTTCGACCCGCTCATCGAGGCCGCCTCCGCCCTCGGCGCCGGGCTGGACTGGAAGACCTCGCTCCAGGAGCTCTCCGCCGAGCACGCGCTCGGGGTCCCCGAGTACGTCATCGAGGACGAGGGCCCGGACCACATGAAGACCTTCACCGCGCAGGTCCGCGTCGGCACCTCCCTCTACGGCAACGGCGTCGGCCGGTCGAAGAAGGAGGCCGAGCAGGCGGCTGCCGAGACGGCGTACGGCGAGATCGCCCACGCCCTCGGTGTCGAGGACCCCGCCGTCGGCGCCGCGACCAGCCGCGCCGCCTCCCTCAACGACTGA
- the rpmF gene encoding 50S ribosomal protein L32, whose protein sequence is MAVPKRKMSRSNTRHRRSQWKAVAPSLVTCANAACGAKHLPHRACGTCGQYGARADRRQVL, encoded by the coding sequence GTGGCAGTCCCGAAGCGGAAGATGTCGCGCAGCAACACGCGTCACCGTCGTTCGCAGTGGAAGGCCGTCGCGCCGTCCCTGGTGACCTGCGCGAACGCCGCCTGCGGCGCCAAGCACCTGCCCCACCGTGCCTGTGGCACGTGCGGTCAGTACGGCGCCCGGGCCGACCGCCGTCAGGTCCTCTGA
- a CDS encoding DUF177 domain-containing protein: MPGPGSDHISNLDPRAPLVLDTRELGRRPGSQREVTRMVPAPADLGIEVLGVPEGSQVELDLRLEAVMEGVLVTGSATAELVGECVRCLEPIEDELSARFQELFVYDDRDHDPDEDDETSRLEDDLLDLEPLLRDAVVLALPFQPLCSEDCPGLCTECGARLADDPDHGHDEPIDPRWAGLTQLVQDQEED; this comes from the coding sequence GTGCCCGGACCCGGAAGTGATCACATCAGCAATCTGGACCCGAGAGCGCCGCTCGTGCTCGATACTCGCGAGCTCGGCCGCCGCCCGGGGTCCCAGCGCGAAGTGACGCGGATGGTTCCGGCACCGGCAGATCTGGGTATCGAGGTCCTCGGTGTCCCCGAAGGCTCCCAGGTCGAACTCGACCTGAGGCTCGAGGCGGTCATGGAGGGTGTCTTGGTCACCGGTTCGGCCACGGCCGAGCTGGTCGGCGAATGCGTGCGGTGCCTGGAGCCGATCGAGGACGAGCTGTCCGCGAGGTTCCAGGAGCTGTTCGTCTACGACGACCGCGACCACGACCCCGACGAGGACGACGAGACCAGCCGGCTCGAGGACGACCTGCTCGACCTCGAGCCACTGCTGCGGGACGCGGTGGTGCTCGCACTGCCGTTCCAGCCGTTGTGCTCCGAGGACTGTCCAGGGTTGTGCACCGAGTGTGGTGCCCGACTGGCCGACGATCCCGACCACGGGCACGACGAGCCGATCGACCCGCGCTGGGCAGGTTTGACCCAGCTGGTGCAGGACCAAGAAGAAGACTGA
- the coaD gene encoding pantetheine-phosphate adenylyltransferase: MRRAVCPGSFDPVTLGHLDVIARVSGLFDEVVVAVGTNASKNRLFSADERLDMLREACSGHANVRVDGFTGLLTTYCQEQDVHAIVKGLRAVSDFDYELQMAQMNASLTGVETVFLPADPAHSFVSSSLVKEVATFGGDVSAYLPDFVNERLTARLAERRAAADG, translated from the coding sequence GTGCGCCGAGCCGTCTGCCCCGGATCCTTCGACCCGGTCACCCTCGGGCACCTCGACGTCATCGCGCGGGTGTCCGGCCTCTTCGACGAGGTCGTCGTCGCCGTGGGCACCAACGCGTCGAAGAACCGCCTCTTCAGCGCCGACGAGCGCCTCGACATGCTCCGCGAGGCCTGCTCGGGCCACGCGAACGTCCGCGTCGACGGCTTCACCGGCCTCCTTACGACCTACTGCCAGGAGCAGGACGTGCACGCGATCGTGAAGGGCCTGCGCGCGGTGAGCGACTTCGACTACGAGCTCCAGATGGCGCAGATGAACGCCTCGCTCACCGGCGTCGAGACCGTCTTCCTGCCGGCCGACCCGGCGCACTCCTTCGTGAGCTCGAGCCTGGTCAAGGAGGTCGCGACCTTCGGCGGCGACGTGTCGGCCTACCTCCCCGACTTCGTGAACGAGCGACTGACGGCCAGACTGGCCGAGCGCCGCGCGGCCGCCGACGGCTGA
- the rsmD gene encoding 16S rRNA (guanine(966)-N(2))-methyltransferase RsmD — protein MTRIIGGSAGGRRITTPRGVHTRPTSDRVREALFSAVESWCGSLHGLRFLDLYAGSGAVGLEAWSRGAGVVTLVEQDRRTAALIAGNARTLGFPKANVVAAPVAGTLRRAPSAPYDVAFLDPPYPLEDAAVRDDLAALVSHDWLVPGAMVVVERSVRSPEPTWPGTFTDVRERRYGETVLWYGHAASSPGAPGTTDPATPPDQE, from the coding sequence ATGACCCGCATCATCGGGGGATCCGCGGGCGGTCGTCGCATCACGACACCCCGCGGCGTCCACACGCGCCCGACCAGCGACCGGGTGCGCGAGGCGCTCTTCTCGGCCGTGGAGTCGTGGTGCGGCTCGCTGCACGGCCTGCGCTTCCTCGACCTGTACGCCGGCTCGGGGGCCGTCGGGCTCGAGGCGTGGTCCCGCGGGGCCGGTGTGGTGACGCTCGTCGAGCAGGACCGCCGCACCGCCGCCCTGATCGCGGGCAACGCCCGCACGCTCGGCTTCCCCAAGGCGAACGTCGTCGCGGCCCCCGTCGCCGGCACGCTGCGCCGCGCCCCCAGCGCGCCGTACGACGTCGCGTTCCTCGACCCGCCGTACCCCCTCGAGGACGCGGCCGTGCGCGACGACCTCGCCGCGCTGGTGTCGCACGACTGGCTGGTCCCGGGCGCGATGGTCGTCGTCGAGCGCTCGGTCCGCAGCCCCGAGCCGACCTGGCCCGGCACCTTCACCGACGTCCGCGAGCGCCGCTACGGCGAGACCGTGCTTTGGTACGGTCACGCCGCGTCGTCACCCGGCGCCCCCGGCACCACCGACCCCGCGACGCCCCCCGACCAGGAGTGA
- a CDS encoding ATP-dependent DNA helicase RecG — MIDLQSPVATVLGAKEAKRKRLADGLGIHTVGDLLHHFPRRYVRTGELTRVSELEHGQMLTLVGEIVRCDVKSYQDRRTGRPANRVETVLSTDGPSLRMTFFAKNKYSANWRARTLAVGTRGLFVGQVSSFQSSWQLTNPKMVLFGAGDEGDADGEAAWINDVGDYYPIYPLTKGVESWDLQRAVSFALTIVDDLAELLPDRVRADYDVLDVRRALEWVHAPTEPDHVDRAHHRFRFEEALVTQLVLARRRLAVRALGATSRTGGGGLLAAFDARLPFELTTGQREIGAQIERDLAEEHPMNRLLQGEVGSGKTLVALRAMLRVVDSGGQAALLAPTEVLAQQHHRSIVAMLGDLAAGGMLGGAAEGTAVELLTGSMTKAQRTGPLSRMATGEAGLVIGTHALLEDRVGFYDLGLVVVDEQHRFGVEQRAALTGKAATPPHVLVMTATPIPRTVAMTVFGDLETSTLTELPAGRAPIQTNVVPLVDHPGWISRVWERVREEVAKGHQVYVVCPRISGDEPEEGGSDQLDLDEDGFPVPPPEAAPPLSAVEDVATELADGPLAGLRLAVLHGRLHPDEKDRTMRAFARGEVDVLVSTTVIEVGVDVANATGMVLLDADRFGVSQLHQLRGRVGRGGHPGICLLVSHSLDGTPARERLDAVAATTDGFELSRIDLAQRREGDVLGKSQSGFRSGLQTLKVLRDEDTIVAARACATDLLAADPDLLETPLLAVAVADMEQSRQSDFMEKS, encoded by the coding sequence ATGATCGACCTGCAGTCACCCGTGGCGACCGTGCTGGGCGCCAAGGAGGCCAAGCGCAAGCGTCTCGCCGACGGCCTCGGCATCCACACGGTCGGCGACCTCCTGCACCACTTCCCGCGCCGCTACGTCCGCACCGGCGAGCTCACCCGGGTCAGCGAGCTCGAGCACGGCCAGATGCTGACGCTCGTCGGCGAGATCGTCCGCTGCGACGTCAAGAGCTACCAGGACCGCCGGACCGGGCGGCCGGCCAACCGGGTCGAGACGGTGCTCTCGACTGACGGTCCGTCGCTGCGGATGACCTTCTTCGCCAAGAACAAGTACTCCGCCAACTGGCGCGCCCGGACCCTCGCGGTCGGCACCCGCGGCCTGTTCGTCGGGCAGGTCTCGTCCTTCCAGAGCTCGTGGCAGCTCACGAACCCCAAGATGGTGCTCTTCGGGGCCGGTGACGAGGGCGACGCCGACGGCGAGGCCGCCTGGATCAACGACGTGGGGGACTACTACCCGATCTACCCGCTCACCAAGGGCGTCGAGTCGTGGGACCTGCAGCGGGCCGTGTCGTTCGCGCTCACGATCGTCGACGACCTCGCCGAGCTGCTGCCCGACCGGGTCCGCGCGGACTACGACGTCCTCGACGTACGCCGCGCCCTCGAGTGGGTGCACGCGCCCACCGAGCCCGACCACGTCGACCGGGCGCACCACCGCTTCCGCTTCGAGGAGGCGCTGGTCACCCAGCTGGTGCTGGCCCGGCGCCGGCTCGCCGTGCGAGCCCTGGGCGCCACCTCCCGCACCGGCGGGGGCGGGCTGCTGGCGGCCTTCGACGCCCGGCTGCCGTTCGAGCTCACCACCGGCCAGCGCGAGATCGGGGCCCAGATCGAGCGGGACCTCGCCGAGGAGCACCCGATGAACCGCCTCCTCCAGGGCGAGGTCGGCTCCGGCAAGACGCTGGTGGCGCTGCGCGCGATGCTCCGCGTCGTCGACTCCGGCGGGCAGGCGGCGCTGCTCGCGCCCACCGAGGTGCTCGCGCAGCAGCACCACCGCTCGATCGTCGCGATGCTCGGCGACCTCGCTGCCGGCGGGATGCTCGGCGGCGCCGCCGAGGGCACCGCGGTCGAGCTCCTCACCGGCTCGATGACCAAGGCCCAGCGCACCGGTCCGCTGAGCCGGATGGCGACCGGCGAGGCCGGCCTGGTCATCGGCACCCACGCCCTGCTCGAGGACCGCGTCGGCTTCTACGACCTCGGCCTCGTCGTCGTCGACGAGCAGCACCGGTTCGGTGTCGAGCAGCGCGCGGCGCTCACCGGCAAGGCGGCGACGCCGCCGCACGTCCTGGTGATGACGGCGACCCCGATCCCGCGCACGGTGGCGATGACCGTCTTCGGCGACCTCGAGACCTCCACGCTGACCGAGCTGCCCGCGGGCCGCGCCCCCATCCAGACGAACGTCGTCCCCCTGGTCGACCACCCGGGCTGGATCTCGCGGGTGTGGGAGCGGGTGCGCGAGGAGGTCGCGAAGGGCCACCAGGTCTACGTCGTCTGCCCGCGGATCTCCGGCGACGAGCCCGAGGAGGGGGGCAGCGACCAGCTCGACCTCGACGAGGACGGCTTCCCGGTCCCGCCGCCCGAGGCGGCCCCGCCGCTGAGCGCCGTGGAGGACGTCGCGACCGAGCTGGCCGACGGCCCGCTCGCGGGCCTGCGTCTCGCGGTGCTCCACGGACGGCTGCACCCCGACGAGAAGGACCGCACCATGCGCGCGTTCGCGCGTGGGGAGGTCGACGTGCTCGTCTCGACGACCGTCATCGAGGTCGGCGTCGACGTCGCGAACGCCACCGGCATGGTGCTCCTCGACGCGGACCGCTTCGGCGTCTCGCAGCTCCACCAGCTCCGCGGCCGGGTCGGCCGGGGCGGCCACCCGGGCATCTGCCTGCTCGTCAGCCACAGCCTCGACGGCACCCCGGCCCGCGAGCGCCTGGACGCCGTGGCGGCCACCACCGACGGCTTCGAGCTGAGCCGCATCGACCTCGCGCAGCGCCGGGAGGGCGACGTCCTGGGCAAGTCCCAGTCCGGCTTCCGCTCGGGCCTCCAGACGCTCAAGGTGCTCCGCGACGAGGACACGATCGTCGCCGCGCGGGCCTGCGCGACCGACCTGCTGGCCGCCGACCCGGACCTCCTCGAGACCCCGCTGCTCGCCGTCGCGGTGGCAGATATGGAGCAATCACGGCAGTCTGACTTCATGGAGAAGTCGTGA
- a CDS encoding DAK2 domain-containing protein, producing MEAPGSGQIQLATVLRFVDIATDALNGAREEIDALNVYPVPDGDTGTNMYLTVSAARDAIREASGGDAGADRATALAACSRGALLGARGNSGVILSEMLGAVLRRIETADPEERNAHVMAEALQQASDASYAAVGTPVEGTILTVARAAAEAAVARAAEPGARARDVFTTAAAAAREALARTPEQLQVLRDAGVVDAGGRGLSVILDAAETVLTGRHPIPVTSPFDHRIPIPQPAALQSGDLTADGPAYEVMYLLDADADRIAPLKAALAGLGDSLVVVGREGLWNVHVHVDDVGAAIEAGIEAGRPHRVRVTHFAEQAQAASASGSERTGRRIVAVAAGPGLAALFEEAGAVVVEGGPGRRPSTGQLLEAITGCGAAEVVVLPNDADSVRVAQIAARTAEEDLGVRVAVVPTQAQVQGLAALAVHEPGRSFDQDVLEMTATARHARHGAVTVAARQAITMAGPCEPGDVLGVLGGDFAIVGDDLFTVGTGVLDRLLGGGGELVTVVAGADDTDDLAARCGAWVEEHHPAVDVVVYDGGQERYPLLMSVE from the coding sequence ATGGAAGCACCGGGGAGCGGCCAGATCCAGCTCGCAACCGTGCTGCGCTTCGTCGACATCGCCACCGACGCCCTCAACGGGGCGCGCGAGGAGATCGACGCCCTCAACGTCTACCCCGTGCCGGACGGCGACACCGGCACGAACATGTACCTCACCGTCTCCGCCGCCCGCGACGCCATCCGCGAGGCCAGTGGCGGGGACGCCGGTGCCGACCGGGCCACGGCGCTGGCGGCGTGCAGCCGCGGGGCGCTGCTCGGCGCCCGCGGCAACTCCGGGGTCATCCTCAGCGAGATGCTGGGCGCCGTGCTGCGCCGCATCGAGACGGCCGACCCGGAGGAGCGCAACGCCCACGTGATGGCCGAGGCGCTGCAGCAGGCCTCGGACGCGAGCTACGCCGCCGTCGGCACCCCGGTCGAGGGCACCATCCTGACCGTCGCGCGTGCCGCCGCCGAGGCGGCCGTGGCCCGCGCGGCCGAGCCCGGCGCCCGGGCGAGGGACGTCTTCACCACGGCGGCCGCGGCGGCCCGCGAGGCGCTGGCCCGCACCCCCGAGCAGCTCCAGGTGCTCCGCGACGCGGGTGTCGTGGACGCGGGCGGACGCGGGCTCAGCGTGATCCTCGACGCGGCCGAGACCGTCCTGACCGGTCGCCACCCGATCCCGGTCACGAGCCCCTTCGACCACCGCATCCCGATCCCGCAGCCCGCCGCGCTGCAGTCCGGCGACCTGACGGCCGACGGGCCGGCGTACGAGGTGATGTACCTCCTCGACGCCGACGCCGACCGCATCGCGCCGCTCAAGGCGGCGCTGGCCGGGCTGGGCGACTCGCTCGTCGTCGTCGGACGCGAGGGGCTCTGGAACGTCCACGTCCACGTCGACGACGTGGGCGCCGCGATCGAGGCCGGCATCGAGGCGGGTCGTCCGCACCGCGTGCGGGTCACCCACTTCGCCGAGCAGGCGCAGGCCGCGAGCGCCTCCGGGTCGGAGCGCACCGGTCGCCGGATCGTCGCGGTCGCGGCCGGGCCGGGGCTGGCCGCGCTGTTCGAGGAGGCGGGGGCGGTGGTGGTCGAGGGCGGGCCGGGCCGCCGTCCGTCGACCGGGCAGCTGCTCGAGGCGATCACCGGGTGCGGTGCCGCCGAGGTCGTCGTGCTCCCGAACGACGCCGACTCCGTGCGGGTCGCCCAGATCGCCGCCCGGACCGCCGAGGAGGACCTGGGCGTCCGGGTCGCCGTCGTCCCCACGCAGGCCCAGGTGCAGGGTCTCGCCGCCCTGGCCGTGCACGAGCCCGGCCGCAGCTTCGACCAGGACGTCCTCGAGATGACCGCCACCGCGCGGCACGCCCGCCACGGCGCCGTGACGGTCGCCGCCCGCCAGGCGATCACGATGGCCGGCCCGTGCGAGCCCGGCGACGTCCTCGGCGTGCTCGGCGGCGACTTCGCGATCGTGGGCGACGACCTCTTCACGGTCGGCACCGGTGTCCTGGACCGGCTGCTCGGCGGTGGCGGCGAGCTCGTCACGGTCGTCGCGGGCGCCGACGACACCGACGACCTGGCCGCGCGCTGCGGCGCCTGGGTGGAGGAGCACCACCCGGCTGTCGACGTCGTGGTGTACGACGGTGGTCAGGAGCGCTACCCGCTCCTCATGTCCGTCGAGTGA
- the rpmB gene encoding 50S ribosomal protein L28 → MAAVCDICAKKPGFGNNRPWSRKITKRRFDPNIQRVRATVNGTPKRLNVCTGCLKAGKVTR, encoded by the coding sequence GTGGCTGCCGTCTGTGACATCTGCGCCAAGAAGCCGGGCTTCGGTAACAACCGGCCGTGGTCGCGCAAGATTACGAAGCGTCGCTTCGACCCCAACATCCAGCGCGTTCGCGCGACCGTCAACGGCACCCCGAAGCGGCTCAACGTCTGCACCGGCTGCCTGAAGGCGGGCAAGGTCACCCGCTGA
- a CDS encoding thiamine-phosphate kinase has product MPLPPDATLADVGEFGLISALTELFTQGEHVLIGPGDDAAVLRVKTGHVVVSTDLMVEGRHFRRDWASAEDVGHRAAAQNLSDINAMGGRATSLTIGLAAPADLPAAWALEFARGFADECALVGASVVGGDLTRSDQVVIAVTVIGACTQSPVVRSGAEPGEVLALFGRQGWAAGGLAVLGRGFRSPRVLVEAYRRPEPPYDAGRVAAEAGATAMIDVSDGLLAEAGHLATASQVAIDVRREAFEIPEPLQAVGAALGADPLQFILGGGDDHALLATFAPDTVPDGWSVVGEVTEAGEDGPGVTVDGAAYDGPTGWTHF; this is encoded by the coding sequence ATGCCCCTTCCCCCTGACGCGACCCTGGCCGACGTCGGTGAGTTCGGACTGATCTCCGCCCTCACCGAGCTCTTCACCCAGGGGGAGCACGTGCTCATCGGTCCCGGCGACGACGCGGCCGTGCTGCGCGTGAAGACCGGGCACGTCGTCGTCTCGACCGACCTGATGGTCGAGGGTCGGCACTTCCGGCGCGACTGGGCCTCGGCCGAGGACGTCGGCCACCGGGCGGCGGCGCAGAACCTCTCCGACATCAACGCGATGGGCGGCCGTGCCACCTCGCTGACCATCGGCCTCGCCGCCCCGGCGGACCTGCCCGCCGCCTGGGCGCTGGAGTTCGCCCGCGGCTTCGCCGACGAGTGCGCCCTGGTCGGCGCCAGCGTGGTCGGGGGAGACCTGACCCGCTCCGACCAGGTCGTCATCGCGGTCACGGTCATCGGCGCCTGCACGCAGTCGCCGGTCGTGCGGTCCGGCGCGGAGCCGGGCGAGGTGCTGGCGCTCTTCGGCCGCCAGGGCTGGGCCGCCGGGGGGCTCGCCGTGCTCGGCCGCGGCTTCCGCTCGCCCCGGGTCCTCGTGGAGGCCTACCGCCGCCCGGAGCCGCCGTACGACGCCGGCAGGGTCGCCGCGGAGGCCGGCGCGACCGCGATGATCGACGTGTCGGACGGGCTGCTCGCCGAGGCCGGCCACCTGGCGACCGCCTCGCAGGTCGCGATCGACGTGCGCCGCGAGGCCTTCGAGATCCCCGAGCCGCTGCAGGCGGTCGGAGCCGCGCTCGGTGCCGACCCGCTGCAGTTCATCCTCGGCGGCGGCGACGACCACGCCCTGCTCGCCACCTTCGCCCCCGACACCGTGCCGGACGGCTGGTCGGTCGTCGGCGAGGTCACCGAGGCCGGCGAGGACGGCCCCGGCGTCACGGTCGACGGCGCGGCGTACGACGGCCCCACCGGCTGGACGCATTTTTGA
- a CDS encoding Lrp/AsnC family transcriptional regulator, producing the protein MVVQAYILIQTDVGKAAEVATAIAQVKGVTLAEDVTGPYDVIVRAEARNVDELGKLVVSKVQNLDGITRTLTCPVVHI; encoded by the coding sequence ATGGTCGTCCAGGCGTACATCCTGATCCAGACCGATGTCGGCAAGGCCGCCGAGGTCGCGACCGCCATTGCCCAGGTCAAGGGCGTCACGCTCGCCGAGGACGTCACCGGACCGTACGACGTGATCGTGCGCGCCGAGGCCCGCAACGTCGACGAGCTCGGCAAGCTCGTGGTCTCGAAGGTCCAGAACCTCGACGGCATCACCCGCACCCTGACCTGCCCGGTCGTCCACATCTGA
- a CDS encoding DUF3515 family protein: protein MSHRTRGVVASCAVLLVAAGCSSTPPAIDAPRMDDATASACRDLVAALPQELAGRERVEATGDTAYGAAWGDPAIVLTCGVGQPAGFSATSTCVQVDGTGWFVPDDVLLSSDETLDVTTTELNFRPRVELVIPGDYRPNGFTNSIGEVGKLVVQHLTKVGRCK from the coding sequence GTGTCCCACCGGACGCGGGGCGTCGTCGCGTCCTGCGCCGTGCTGCTGGTCGCGGCCGGCTGCAGCAGCACCCCGCCCGCGATCGACGCGCCGCGGATGGACGACGCGACCGCGTCCGCCTGCCGTGACCTGGTCGCCGCCCTCCCCCAGGAGCTCGCGGGGCGCGAGCGCGTCGAGGCGACCGGCGACACGGCGTACGGCGCCGCGTGGGGGGACCCCGCGATCGTGCTGACCTGCGGCGTCGGCCAGCCGGCCGGCTTCAGCGCGACCTCCACGTGCGTGCAGGTCGACGGGACCGGGTGGTTCGTCCCGGACGACGTGCTGCTCTCGAGCGACGAGACGCTCGACGTCACGACCACGGAGCTGAACTTCCGCCCGCGCGTCGAGCTGGTCATCCCGGGCGACTACCGCCCCAACGGCTTCACGAACAGCATCGGCGAGGTCGGCAAGCTCGTCGTCCAGCACCTGACCAAGGTCGGTCGCTGCAAGTAG
- a CDS encoding D-alanine--D-alanine ligase family protein — MNEPTAETRKPRVAVVFGGRSSEHGISCVTAGSVLKAIDPDVYDVVPIGIATDGRWVLESGDPERLRIESADRLPAVDGSRAAITLAQEADATGLVVTEPSQPPRTLGEVDVVFPVLHGPWGEDGTIQGMFEMAGVRYVGAGVLASAVSMDKAYMKVVLQAAGLATMPSITVTARSWARDAAGIRERSAALGYPLFVKPARGGSSIGISKAHDASELDEAIEEALRHDPRVLVEVAAEGAREVECGVLQALDGTPETSLPAELRVGGDHEFYDFAAKYLPGESTEIDIPANLPGDVAERLRDLAAQAFEAVGCEGLARVDFFVMPDHSLVVNEINTMPGFTPTSMYPQMWAASGVDYPALVDRLIQLALARGTGLR; from the coding sequence ATGAACGAGCCCACCGCCGAGACCCGCAAGCCCCGCGTCGCCGTCGTCTTCGGCGGTCGCTCCAGCGAGCACGGCATCTCGTGCGTCACCGCCGGCAGCGTCCTGAAGGCCATCGACCCGGACGTGTACGACGTGGTGCCGATCGGCATCGCGACCGACGGCCGCTGGGTCCTGGAGTCGGGGGACCCGGAGCGCCTGCGCATCGAGTCCGCCGACCGGCTGCCCGCCGTCGACGGCAGCCGCGCCGCGATCACGCTGGCCCAGGAGGCCGACGCCACCGGCCTCGTGGTCACCGAGCCGTCGCAGCCGCCCCGCACGCTGGGTGAGGTCGACGTCGTCTTCCCGGTGCTGCACGGGCCGTGGGGCGAGGACGGGACCATCCAGGGCATGTTCGAGATGGCCGGCGTCCGCTACGTCGGGGCCGGCGTGCTGGCCTCCGCGGTCAGCATGGACAAGGCCTACATGAAGGTCGTGCTCCAGGCGGCCGGCCTCGCGACGATGCCCTCGATCACGGTCACCGCGCGCTCGTGGGCCCGCGACGCCGCCGGCATCCGCGAGCGGTCGGCGGCGCTCGGCTATCCCCTCTTCGTCAAGCCGGCCCGCGGCGGGTCCAGCATCGGCATCTCCAAGGCCCACGACGCCTCCGAGCTCGACGAGGCGATCGAGGAGGCCCTGCGCCACGATCCCCGCGTGCTCGTGGAGGTGGCGGCCGAGGGCGCCCGCGAGGTCGAGTGCGGCGTGCTGCAGGCGCTCGACGGCACCCCCGAGACCAGCCTGCCCGCCGAGCTGCGGGTCGGTGGAGACCACGAGTTCTACGACTTCGCCGCGAAGTACCTCCCCGGCGAGAGCACCGAGATCGACATCCCGGCCAACCTGCCCGGCGACGTCGCCGAGCGGCTGCGCGACCTGGCCGCGCAGGCCTTCGAGGCCGTCGGGTGCGAGGGCCTGGCCCGCGTCGACTTCTTCGTGATGCCCGACCACTCGCTCGTGGTCAACGAGATCAACACGATGCCGGGCTTCACCCCGACGTCGATGTACCCCCAGATGTGGGCCGCCAGCGGCGTGGACTACCCCGCGCTCGTGGACCGGCTGATCCAGCTGGCGCTGGCCCGCGGCACCGGCCTGCGCTGA